The nucleotide sequence GACGCGCGATGGCGTGGATATCACCCTGCTGCACAATTCCGGGCTGGTCGCGGACCTGCCCATGCTGGACGACACCGGCGCGGTGGGCGTCGGTCTCTTCCGTACCGAGCTGCAGTTTATGATCGCCTCCAAGCTCCCGCGCCTGCAGGAGCAGGTCGAGCTCTATGCCGAGGCACTTGCCATAGCCGGCGACCGGCCGATCGTCTTCCGCCTGCTCGATATCGGCGGCGACAAGGTCGTGCCTTATCTGCGCTCGATGGCTGAAGAAAATCCGGCCATGGGCTATCGCTCGATCCGGCTGGGGCTGGATCGTCCAGGCCTGTTGCGGACCCAGGTGCGGGCTCTGCTGATGGCAGCGCATGGGCGGCCGCTGAAAATTCTCGTGCCCATGGTCACCGAGACTTTTGAGTTCCGCCAGACGCGTCTTGTGATCAACAAGGAAATCGAGCGCCTGCGCCGGGCCGGTCAGCCCCTTCCGTCAGGGGTCGAGATCGGTGCCATGGTCGAAGTGCCATCGCTGCTGTTCGAACTCGACCAATTGCTGCCCGAGGCGGATTTCGTCTCCATCGGCTCCAATGACCTGGTGCAGTTCCTTACTGCGGCCGATCGCGCCAACCCGCGCGTCTCGAAGAATTACGATCCCATTGCCATGCCACGCCTGCGTGCGATCCGGCTGATCGTCGATGCGGCTCGTCGGCACAACAAGCCTGTGACCATGTGCGGCGAGCTGGCCGGCAGGCCGATGGAGGCCCTGGCGTTGATGGCGATCGGCATGACCCGGCTCTCCATGGGGCCGGCCTCGATCGGCCCGATCAAGGAGCTGGTGCTCAATCTCGACCTCACGCCGATCCGCGCTTCGGTGGCAGCCGCGCTCAGCGATGGCGCCGATGGCGTGGCGATCCGCGAACTGCTTACCGAATGGGTGGAAAAGCAGAACCTGCCCATGGGGTGAGCGTGCGGCCTTGATGTTGCCCGCCCGGATCATTACACGCAGGACCTGAATTCCGGCGAAAGACTGATCATGCCCGCATTGCCCCAGGACAAACTCGACGCCCTCGAAACCCGCTTCCAGTATATCGAGGCGGCGCTGTCGGGTGGGGCAAGCCCGGATGAGTTCGCAAAACTCTCTAAGGAGCACTCTGACCTCACGCCGATCGTGACCGAGATCACCGCCTATAAAAAGGCGCTGCGCGACCATGCCGAGGCCACGACGCTGCTGAAAAGCGGCGACAAGGACCTCATCGAAATGGCCGAAGCCGAGATCGAGGAACTCGACGAAAAGCTCGAAGCCTATGTCCAGGCCATCCGCATCCTGCTGCTGCCCAAGGACGAGGCGGACGAAAAGTCCATCATCCTCGAAATCCGAGGCGGCACAGGCGGCGACGAGGCCGCACTTTTCGCCGGCGATCTCTTCCGCATGTATGAGCGCTATGCCGCCAACCATGGCTGGAAGGTGACGCTGATGGAGGAAAGCCCCGGCGAAATGGGCGGCTACAAGGAAGTCATCGCCAATGTTTCGGGCAAGGGCGTCTATGCCCGCATGAAATATGAAAGCGGCGTGCACCGCGTCCAGCGCGTGCCGGCCACGGAAGGTTCGGGCCGCATCCATACCTCGGCCGCCACTGTCGCCGTGCTGCCGGAAGTCGAAGACATCGACATCGAGATCCGCAACGAGGACATCCGCATCGACACCATGCGCGCCTCGGGCGCCGGCGGCCAGCACGTCAACACCACCGATTCGGCGGTGCGCATCACCCATATCCCCACCGGCCTCGTCGTCACCTCGGCGCTCAAGAGCCAGCACCAGAACCGCGCGCAGGCCATGGTCGTGCTGCGCGCGCGTCTTTACGAGATGCAGCGCGAAGAACGCGACA is from Devosia sp. SD17-2 and encodes:
- the prfA gene encoding peptide chain release factor 1: MPALPQDKLDALETRFQYIEAALSGGASPDEFAKLSKEHSDLTPIVTEITAYKKALRDHAEATTLLKSGDKDLIEMAEAEIEELDEKLEAYVQAIRILLLPKDEADEKSIILEIRGGTGGDEAALFAGDLFRMYERYAANHGWKVTLMEESPGEMGGYKEVIANVSGKGVYARMKYESGVHRVQRVPATEGSGRIHTSAATVAVLPEVEDIDIEIRNEDIRIDTMRASGAGGQHVNTTDSAVRITHIPTGLVVTSALKSQHQNRAQAMVVLRARLYEMQREERDSARSAERKGQVGSGDRSERIRTYNFPQGRVTDHRINLTLYKLDKVITGEALDELIEALITENQAAQLAAMESGI